A genomic window from Nocardioides rotundus includes:
- a CDS encoding pyridoxal phosphate-dependent decarboxylase family protein, with translation MSPTPPSARQQIVHPRHADHWRAQIDLGLDRLQRRMAGMTGPSTGCPPTTAEALAGGVDLDRPLGDLGQALTELERVWLDDAVWFADPGYAAHLNPPVVAPALVADCLSTAMNTSMDTFDQSVGATFIERALVAWTASRIGWAQPAAPDGVFTSGGTQSNLQGLLLARDTAREAGVPLDRMRVLCSADAHFSVSTGARLLGLGADAVVAVPVDRRHRMDPDALAVSLDAVTEAGDVPIAVVATAGTTDFGAVDPLSEVARHARHHGAWLHVDAAYGGALLVSPRHRDRLAGIELADSVTVDFHKTWFQPVACSLLLVRDGDSLRHVAWHADYLNPPEGTDPHQVDKSLQTTRRFDALKVWLTLRVMGADQVGGLLDDLIDLAGRAHAALSTEYPDIEIAAPPELTTLVFRCHPLHSELGEPELTELNQEVRQRLYASGAAMVAATRVDGRQFLKLTLLNPLATLEDVLAIVDRACGAMAELTTELPRAHRSVEPAEVG, from the coding sequence GTGTCTCCCACCCCTCCCTCAGCGCGACAGCAGATCGTGCACCCCCGTCACGCCGACCACTGGCGCGCGCAGATCGACCTCGGCCTGGACCGGCTCCAGCGCCGGATGGCCGGCATGACCGGGCCCTCGACCGGCTGCCCGCCGACCACCGCCGAGGCCCTCGCGGGCGGGGTCGACCTGGACCGGCCGCTGGGCGACCTCGGGCAGGCGCTCACCGAGCTCGAGCGGGTCTGGCTCGACGACGCGGTGTGGTTCGCCGACCCGGGCTACGCCGCCCACCTCAATCCGCCCGTTGTGGCCCCCGCCCTGGTCGCCGACTGCCTCAGCACGGCGATGAACACCAGCATGGACACCTTCGACCAGAGCGTCGGAGCCACCTTCATCGAGCGAGCGCTCGTCGCGTGGACCGCCTCCCGGATCGGTTGGGCCCAGCCCGCCGCACCGGACGGCGTGTTCACCTCCGGCGGCACCCAGTCCAACCTGCAGGGCCTGCTCCTGGCCCGCGACACCGCGCGCGAGGCTGGCGTACCGCTGGACCGGATGCGCGTCCTCTGCTCGGCCGACGCGCACTTCAGCGTCAGCACCGGGGCCCGGCTCCTCGGCCTCGGCGCCGACGCGGTCGTCGCGGTCCCCGTGGACCGACGGCACCGGATGGACCCCGACGCTCTGGCCGTCTCGCTCGACGCCGTGACCGAGGCGGGCGACGTCCCGATCGCCGTGGTCGCCACCGCCGGCACCACCGACTTCGGCGCGGTCGACCCGCTGTCCGAGGTGGCGCGGCACGCGCGGCACCACGGCGCCTGGCTGCACGTCGACGCGGCGTACGGCGGTGCCCTGCTGGTCTCGCCCCGGCACCGCGACCGGCTCGCCGGCATCGAGCTCGCCGACTCCGTCACCGTCGACTTCCACAAGACCTGGTTCCAGCCGGTCGCGTGCAGCCTCCTGCTCGTCCGTGACGGCGACAGCCTGCGACACGTCGCCTGGCACGCGGACTACCTCAACCCGCCGGAGGGGACCGACCCGCACCAGGTGGACAAGAGCCTGCAGACGACCCGGCGCTTCGACGCCCTCAAGGTCTGGCTGACCCTGAGGGTGATGGGGGCCGATCAGGTCGGCGGCCTGCTCGACGACCTGATCGACCTCGCCGGCCGAGCGCACGCCGCACTCAGCACGGAGTACCCCGACATCGAGATCGCCGCACCACCCGAGCTCACCACCCTGGTCTTCCGGTGCCACCCGCTGCACAGCGAGCTGGGTGAGCCGGAGCTCACGGAGCTCAACCAGGAGGTCCGGCAGCGCCTCTACGCCTCCGGTGCCGCGATGGTCGCGGCGACCCGCGTCGACGGCCGGCAGTTCCTCAAGCTCACGCTGCTCAACCCGCTCGCCACCCTCGAGGACGTGCTGGCGATCGTCGATCGGGCGTGCGGGGCGATGGCCGAGCTCACCACCGAGCTCCCCCGCGCCCACCGGTCCGTCGAGCCGGCGGAGGTGGGCTGA
- a CDS encoding lysine N(6)-hydroxylase/L-ornithine N(5)-oxygenase family protein — MHTYDLLGIGLGPFNLGLAALADPVEELDCVFLEAREEFCWHGGMMLPRATLQVPFLADLVTMADPTSPYSFLNHLKHVGRIYPFFIREQFHPLRSEYDAYCRWVADQLDTLRFGRRVERVEHDGEAYLVTANTGEQWRSRRLVLGTGTQPRLPHAVEGLDGPLLHTADYLDRREELLGQESITVVGSGQSAAEVFADLLAARPERGFDLTWVTRTPRFLPMEDTKLTLELTSPEYTAYFQDLPAERREPLLRSQASLYKGISAELVNAIFDELYAQRVDGLPDPTMLSATELTGARREGASYVLDLHHREQDEPMRMRTDALVVGTGYASSVPGFLDPVRDRLRIDEQDRFLAGPTYSVGQRDGEVFVQNAEEHTHGFVAPDLGMGAFRNAVVLNTVTGREIYPVEKRIAVQEFGVPDRLRVAP, encoded by the coding sequence ATGCACACCTACGACCTGCTCGGCATCGGCCTGGGTCCCTTCAACCTCGGCCTCGCAGCCCTCGCGGACCCGGTCGAGGAGCTGGACTGCGTCTTCCTCGAGGCGCGCGAGGAGTTCTGCTGGCACGGCGGGATGATGCTGCCGCGCGCCACGCTGCAGGTGCCGTTCCTGGCGGACCTGGTGACCATGGCCGACCCGACCTCGCCGTACTCCTTCCTCAACCACCTCAAGCACGTGGGCCGGATCTACCCGTTCTTCATCCGCGAGCAGTTCCACCCGCTGCGCTCGGAGTACGACGCCTACTGCCGCTGGGTCGCCGACCAGCTGGACACCCTGCGCTTCGGCCGCCGGGTCGAGCGGGTCGAGCACGACGGCGAGGCCTACCTGGTCACCGCGAACACCGGCGAGCAGTGGCGCTCCCGGCGGCTGGTCCTCGGCACCGGCACCCAGCCGCGCCTCCCGCACGCCGTCGAGGGGCTGGACGGGCCGCTGCTGCACACGGCCGACTACCTGGACCGCCGCGAGGAGCTCCTCGGCCAGGAGAGCATCACCGTCGTCGGCAGCGGCCAGAGCGCGGCGGAGGTCTTCGCCGACCTGCTGGCCGCCCGCCCCGAGCGCGGGTTCGACCTCACCTGGGTGACCCGGACGCCGCGGTTCCTGCCGATGGAGGACACCAAGCTCACCCTGGAGCTCACCTCGCCGGAGTACACCGCCTACTTCCAGGACCTGCCCGCCGAGCGACGCGAGCCGCTGCTGCGCTCCCAGGCGTCGCTCTACAAGGGGATCAGCGCCGAGCTGGTGAACGCGATCTTCGACGAGCTCTACGCCCAGCGGGTCGACGGCCTGCCCGACCCCACGATGCTCAGCGCCACCGAGCTGACCGGCGCCCGCCGCGAGGGGGCGTCCTATGTGCTCGACCTGCACCACCGCGAGCAGGACGAGCCGATGCGGATGCGCACCGACGCTCTGGTCGTGGGCACCGGCTACGCGTCCTCCGTCCCCGGGTTCCTCGACCCGGTCCGCGACCGGCTGCGCATCGACGAGCAGGACCGGTTCCTGGCGGGGCCGACGTACTCCGTCGGGCAGCGCGACGGCGAGGTGTTCGTGCAGAACGCCGAGGAGCACACCCACGGCTTCGTCGCCCCCGACCTGGGCATGGGCGCCTTCCGCAACGCGGTCGTGCTCAACACCGTCACCGGGCGCGAGATCTACCCGGTGGAGAAGCGGATCGCCGTGCAGGAGTTCGGCGTCCCGGACCGGCTGCGGGTCGCGCCGTGA
- a CDS encoding GNAT family N-acetyltransferase — MSAPALPRLRPVDPAADAELLHGWVSHPRSAFWQMSGLSVAEVREAYDEIDRHPHHAAWVGELEDGPMMLGETYDPRRSELGGLTHLDDLADGDVGMHVLVAPPAGPPVHGLTRRAFATMMRHCLETLGAARVVVEPDVRNAAIARLNADAGFTVDREVDLADKRAALSFCTPAAFAASPIGDLL; from the coding sequence GTGAGCGCCCCGGCGCTGCCGCGGCTCCGGCCGGTCGACCCGGCCGCCGACGCCGAGCTCCTGCACGGTTGGGTCAGCCACCCCCGATCCGCCTTCTGGCAGATGTCCGGCCTGAGCGTGGCCGAGGTGCGGGAGGCGTACGACGAGATCGACCGCCATCCCCACCACGCCGCCTGGGTCGGCGAGCTCGAGGACGGGCCGATGATGCTGGGTGAGACCTACGACCCGCGGCGCTCCGAGCTCGGCGGCCTGACCCACCTGGACGACCTCGCCGACGGGGACGTCGGGATGCACGTCCTGGTGGCTCCACCCGCGGGGCCGCCCGTGCACGGCCTCACCCGGCGCGCGTTCGCCACGATGATGCGGCACTGCCTCGAGACCCTCGGGGCCGCTCGCGTGGTCGTCGAGCCCGACGTGCGCAACGCCGCGATCGCGCGGCTGAACGCGGACGCGGGCTTCACCGTCGACCGCGAGGTCGACCTGGCCGACAAGCGCGCCGCCCTGTCCTTCTGCACCCCCGCGGCCTTCGCCGCCTCCCCGATCGGAGACCTGCTGTGA
- a CDS encoding IucA/IucC family protein, which translates to MTAPDVLTAHLTPEAMSRAQRHLVAKILAETAHERMVAPAPIGPGAYRVNAGGSTYSFDAEVLPLEHWVIDEPSIRRTVGGDEAPLDAQALVAELADRIGLSDELMPVYLEELAATLASAAWKLTHSHATAADLLEADFQQIEAAMTEGHPGFIANNGRIGFGAADHAAYSPEAGRPVRLLWVALRRGLSRLSLGEGLTEDDHYRFELGEEWLASARNRLAGLGENPDDYLLMPVHPWQWDNRLAVTFAPDVARRDLVLLGEGPHEHQAQQSIRTFWNRTDPTRSYTKVALSIQNMGFLRGLSPEFMTATPAINDFVAGLVHGEPELRARGFSVLRERAAIGYTGDAYHATGRRSGWTRMTAALWRESPVDRVGDDERLATMASLLHRDAAGTSYVATLVDASGLPAAEWVRRLLDAYVRPIVHCLARWNLAFMPHTENLVLVLGDHAVRRVIMKDVGEEVALLAPVEGLTVPEECARIAGDYPQEMHRLALHTDVFDGVLRHLAGILHADRVLDADDFWAEVAECLQRHAEDHPELAEALARYDFAGPTFPHSCLNRLQLRNTREMVDLGDQASSLMFAGELDNPVAGRAPVSVAAGS; encoded by the coding sequence GTGACTGCTCCCGACGTCCTGACCGCCCACCTGACCCCGGAGGCCATGAGCCGCGCCCAGCGGCACCTCGTGGCCAAGATCCTGGCCGAGACCGCGCACGAGCGGATGGTCGCGCCCGCGCCGATCGGACCGGGCGCCTACCGCGTCAACGCCGGCGGGTCGACGTACTCCTTCGACGCCGAGGTGCTCCCGCTGGAGCACTGGGTGATCGACGAGCCCAGCATCCGGCGCACCGTCGGGGGCGACGAGGCTCCGCTGGACGCCCAGGCGCTGGTGGCCGAGCTGGCCGATCGGATCGGGCTGAGCGACGAGCTGATGCCGGTCTACCTTGAGGAGCTGGCCGCCACGCTGGCCTCGGCGGCGTGGAAGCTGACCCACTCCCACGCCACCGCAGCCGACCTGCTGGAGGCGGACTTCCAGCAGATCGAGGCCGCGATGACCGAGGGGCACCCCGGCTTCATCGCCAACAACGGGCGGATCGGCTTCGGCGCCGCCGACCACGCGGCCTACTCCCCCGAGGCCGGCCGCCCGGTGCGGCTGCTGTGGGTCGCGCTCCGCCGCGGACTCTCGCGCCTGTCGCTGGGCGAGGGCCTGACCGAGGACGACCACTACCGCTTCGAGCTGGGCGAGGAGTGGCTGGCCTCGGCCCGGAACCGGCTGGCCGGCCTCGGCGAGAATCCCGACGACTACCTGCTGATGCCCGTGCACCCCTGGCAGTGGGACAACCGGCTGGCGGTCACCTTCGCGCCCGACGTCGCCCGCCGTGACCTGGTGCTGCTGGGCGAGGGTCCGCACGAGCACCAGGCGCAGCAGTCGATCCGCACGTTCTGGAACCGCACCGACCCCACACGCTCCTACACCAAGGTCGCGCTGTCGATCCAGAACATGGGCTTCCTGCGGGGCCTCTCGCCGGAGTTCATGACCGCCACGCCCGCGATCAACGACTTCGTCGCCGGTCTCGTGCACGGCGAGCCGGAGCTGCGGGCCCGTGGCTTCTCGGTGCTGCGCGAGCGGGCGGCCATCGGCTACACCGGGGACGCCTACCACGCGACCGGTCGTCGCTCCGGCTGGACCCGGATGACCGCCGCGCTGTGGCGGGAGAGCCCCGTCGACCGGGTCGGCGACGACGAGCGGCTGGCCACGATGGCCTCGCTGCTGCACCGCGACGCCGCGGGGACGTCGTACGTCGCGACGCTGGTCGACGCCTCCGGCCTGCCCGCCGCGGAGTGGGTACGGCGCCTCCTGGACGCCTACGTGCGGCCGATCGTGCACTGCCTGGCCCGGTGGAACCTCGCCTTCATGCCGCACACCGAGAACCTGGTGCTGGTGCTGGGCGACCACGCCGTCCGGCGGGTGATCATGAAGGACGTGGGCGAGGAGGTGGCCCTGCTCGCGCCGGTCGAGGGGCTGACGGTGCCCGAGGAGTGCGCGCGGATCGCCGGCGACTACCCGCAGGAGATGCACCGGCTGGCCCTGCACACCGACGTCTTCGACGGTGTGCTGCGGCACCTCGCCGGGATCCTGCACGCCGACCGGGTGCTGGACGCCGACGACTTCTGGGCCGAGGTCGCCGAGTGCCTGCAGCGGCACGCCGAGGACCATCCCGAGCTGGCCGAGGCGCTGGCGCGCTACGACTTCGCGGGGCCGACCTTCCCGCACTCGTGTCTCAACCGGCTGCAGCTGCGCAACACCCGCGAGATGGTCGACCTGGGCGACCAGGCGTCGTCGCTGATGTTCGCCGGCGAGCTGGACAACCCGGTCGCGGGGCGGGCCCCGGTCAGCGTGGCTGCGGGTTCCTGA
- a CDS encoding SGNH/GDSL hydrolase family protein: MLRRTSALVAAAVLLAGCTAEGPASAPDAATTTQAPPPVDYVALGDSYTAGPLISTVRSDPSGCARSTNNYPAFLAEWLEVRTYRDVSCSGAATTDLTAPQQLLYGGTTTPPQQRALSPETDLVTVGLGGNDFDLFARMSGCAGDLAAPGAVCDLDEPALLRDAARVETRLADALAQVARRAPEADVVVVGYPQVAPPRSTCRALGVDAEQAGIARRVADRLNASVRAAARQAGATWVDLYPVSAGHDACAGKDAWVTGADYVPGQPAPLHPRVAGMRAAAAAVLEAVTGERPPAGAGPTAAPAPDAVIRNPQPR; encoded by the coding sequence GTGCTGCGTCGTACCTCCGCCCTGGTCGCGGCCGCCGTGCTCCTGGCCGGGTGCACCGCCGAGGGCCCGGCGAGCGCCCCGGACGCCGCCACGACGACGCAGGCGCCGCCGCCGGTCGACTACGTCGCGCTCGGCGACTCCTACACCGCCGGGCCGCTGATCAGCACGGTCCGCTCGGACCCGTCCGGCTGCGCGCGCTCGACGAACAACTACCCGGCGTTCCTCGCGGAGTGGCTGGAGGTGCGCACCTATCGCGACGTGTCGTGCTCCGGGGCGGCGACCACGGACCTCACGGCACCCCAGCAGCTGCTGTACGGCGGCACGACGACCCCGCCGCAGCAGCGCGCCCTGTCGCCGGAGACCGACCTGGTGACCGTGGGCCTCGGTGGCAACGACTTCGACCTGTTCGCCCGGATGAGCGGCTGTGCCGGCGACCTCGCGGCCCCGGGGGCGGTGTGCGACCTGGACGAGCCGGCCCTGCTCCGCGACGCCGCGCGGGTCGAGACCAGGCTGGCCGACGCGCTGGCGCAGGTCGCCCGGCGGGCGCCGGAGGCCGACGTCGTCGTGGTCGGCTACCCCCAGGTGGCGCCGCCGCGGAGCACGTGTCGCGCGCTGGGCGTGGACGCCGAGCAGGCCGGGATCGCCCGCCGCGTGGCCGACCGGCTCAACGCGTCCGTGCGGGCCGCGGCCCGGCAGGCCGGCGCCACCTGGGTCGACCTCTACCCCGTCAGCGCCGGGCACGACGCCTGCGCCGGCAAGGACGCCTGGGTGACGGGGGCCGACTACGTCCCCGGCCAGCCGGCGCCGCTGCACCCCCGGGTCGCCGGCATGCGGGCCGCGGCCGCCGCGGTGCTCGAGGCCGTGACGGGGGAGCGGCCGCCGGCGGGTGCCGGGCCGACCGCCGCCCCCGCGCCGGACGCGGTGATCAGGAACCCGCAGCCACGCTGA
- a CDS encoding pyruvate carboxylase: protein MFSKVLVANRGEIAIRAFRAAHELGARTVAVFPYEDRGSEHRLKADEAYEIGERGHPVRAYLDPDEVVRAALNAGADAVYPGYGFLSENPALAEKCAEAGLTFVGPSAEVLTLTGNKARAIAAAKAAGVPTLQGVEPSTDVDALESAARELPFPVFVKAVAGGGGRGMRRVDDPAGLREAIEACMREAEGAFGDPTVFVEQAVVDPRHIEVQILADGTGEVIHLFERDCSVQRRHQKVVEIAPAPHLDPELRKRICDDAVRFAREIGYRNAGTVEFLLDPDGNYVFIEMNPRIQVEHTVTEEVTDVDLVQSQLRIAAGETLEDLGLSQDTVQLRGAALQCRITTEDPANDFRPDTGKITTYRSPGGAGVRLDGGTTYTGAEVSPHFDSMLAKLTCRGRTFEKAVERARRAIAEFRIRGVATNIPFLQALLADPDFVEGRITTGFIEQHPQLLTARSSSDRGTKLLTYLAEVTVNRPHGEAPVSVDPAGKLPALDLEVPAPDGTRQQLLTAGPEEFARALRAQELVAVTDTTFRDAHQSLLATRVRTRDLQAVAPYVARMLPQLWSVECWGGATYDVALRFLAEDPWERLVELRQAMPNLCLQMLLRGRNTVGYTPYPTEVTDAFVAEAAETGIDVFRIFDALNDVSQMRPAIEAVRATGSTVAEVALCYTGDLSDPGERLYTLDYYLRLAEQIVDAGAHVLAIKDMAGLLRAPAARRLVTALRERFDLPVHLHTHDTAGGQLATLLAAIDAGVDAVDAAASPMAGTASQPALSALISATDHSERETGLSLDAACALEPYWEAMRRVYAPFESGLASPTGRVYTHEIPGGQLSNLRQQAVALGLGEKFEQIEDMYAAANDILGNVVKVTPSSKVVGDLALHLVAVGADPAEFAENPQDFDIPDSVIGFLNGELGDPPGGWPEPFRTRALEGRSWKEPAESLTSEQRDGLAADRRRTLNQLLFPGPTREFDESRERYGDTSVLPTRDYLYGLRAGEEHEIPLEQGKTLLFGLEAIGEPDERGYRTVMALINGQLRPISVRDTAVASDVPAAERADSGNDGHVAAPFQGVVSIVVDEGDQVEAGQTVATIEAMKMEASITAPRAGTVKRLALTGPQSVDGGDLVLELA, encoded by the coding sequence ATGTTCTCCAAGGTGCTGGTGGCCAACCGGGGCGAGATCGCCATCCGGGCCTTCCGTGCCGCCCACGAGCTGGGCGCGCGGACCGTCGCGGTCTTCCCCTACGAGGACCGCGGCTCCGAGCACCGGCTCAAGGCCGACGAGGCCTACGAGATCGGCGAGCGCGGGCACCCGGTGCGGGCCTATCTGGACCCCGACGAGGTGGTACGGGCGGCACTCAACGCGGGCGCCGACGCGGTCTACCCGGGCTACGGCTTCCTCTCGGAGAACCCGGCGCTGGCGGAGAAGTGCGCGGAGGCGGGGCTCACCTTCGTCGGGCCGAGCGCCGAGGTGCTCACCCTGACCGGCAACAAGGCGCGCGCGATCGCGGCGGCCAAGGCGGCCGGCGTACCGACCCTGCAGGGCGTCGAGCCCTCCACCGACGTGGACGCCCTGGAGTCCGCCGCGCGCGAGCTGCCGTTCCCCGTGTTCGTCAAGGCCGTCGCCGGAGGCGGCGGGCGCGGGATGCGCCGGGTCGACGATCCCGCCGGGCTGCGCGAGGCGATCGAGGCGTGCATGCGCGAGGCCGAGGGCGCCTTCGGCGACCCCACCGTCTTCGTCGAGCAGGCCGTGGTCGACCCGCGTCACATCGAGGTGCAGATCCTCGCCGACGGCACCGGCGAGGTGATCCACCTCTTCGAGCGGGACTGCTCGGTGCAGCGCCGTCACCAGAAGGTCGTCGAGATCGCTCCGGCGCCGCACCTGGACCCCGAGCTGCGCAAGCGGATCTGCGACGACGCGGTGCGCTTCGCCCGGGAGATCGGCTACCGCAACGCGGGCACCGTGGAGTTCCTCCTCGACCCCGACGGCAACTACGTCTTCATCGAGATGAACCCACGGATCCAGGTCGAGCACACGGTGACCGAGGAGGTCACCGACGTCGACCTGGTCCAGTCCCAGCTGCGGATCGCGGCCGGCGAGACGCTGGAGGACCTCGGGCTCTCCCAGGACACCGTGCAGCTGCGCGGTGCGGCCCTGCAGTGCCGGATCACCACCGAGGACCCGGCCAACGACTTCCGCCCCGATACCGGCAAGATCACGACGTACCGCTCCCCCGGCGGTGCGGGCGTCCGGCTGGACGGCGGCACGACCTACACCGGCGCCGAGGTCTCGCCGCACTTCGACTCGATGCTGGCCAAGCTCACCTGCCGCGGTCGGACCTTCGAGAAGGCGGTCGAGCGTGCGCGGCGCGCGATCGCGGAGTTCCGGATCCGCGGCGTCGCCACCAACATCCCCTTCCTGCAGGCGCTCCTGGCCGACCCCGACTTCGTCGAGGGACGGATCACCACCGGCTTCATCGAGCAGCATCCGCAGCTGCTCACCGCGCGCTCCAGCAGCGACCGCGGCACCAAGCTGCTCACCTACCTCGCCGAGGTCACCGTCAACCGGCCGCACGGCGAGGCGCCGGTCTCGGTCGACCCGGCCGGCAAGCTGCCCGCCCTCGACCTGGAGGTGCCGGCCCCCGACGGGACCCGGCAGCAGCTGCTGACGGCGGGGCCCGAGGAGTTCGCCCGGGCCTTGCGCGCCCAGGAGCTGGTGGCGGTCACCGACACCACCTTCCGCGACGCGCACCAGTCGCTGCTGGCGACCCGGGTGCGCACCCGCGACCTGCAGGCGGTGGCGCCGTACGTCGCCCGGATGCTGCCCCAGCTGTGGTCGGTGGAGTGCTGGGGCGGGGCGACCTACGACGTCGCGCTGCGCTTCCTCGCCGAGGACCCGTGGGAGCGGCTGGTCGAGCTGCGCCAGGCGATGCCGAACCTGTGCCTGCAGATGCTGCTGCGCGGGCGCAACACGGTGGGCTACACGCCGTACCCGACCGAGGTGACCGACGCCTTCGTGGCCGAGGCCGCCGAGACCGGGATCGACGTGTTCCGGATCTTCGACGCGCTCAACGACGTGAGCCAGATGCGCCCGGCGATCGAGGCCGTGCGCGCGACCGGGAGCACCGTCGCGGAGGTGGCGCTGTGCTACACCGGCGACCTCTCCGACCCCGGCGAGCGGCTCTACACACTCGACTACTACCTGCGGCTGGCCGAGCAGATCGTGGATGCGGGCGCACACGTGCTGGCGATCAAGGACATGGCCGGGCTGCTGCGGGCGCCGGCCGCGCGCCGTCTGGTGACCGCGCTGCGCGAGCGCTTCGACCTGCCGGTGCACCTGCACACCCACGACACCGCCGGCGGCCAGCTGGCGACCCTGCTCGCGGCGATCGACGCCGGGGTGGACGCCGTGGACGCGGCCGCCTCGCCGATGGCCGGGACCGCCTCGCAGCCCGCGCTGTCGGCGCTGATCTCGGCCACCGACCACTCCGAGCGGGAGACCGGGCTGTCGCTGGATGCGGCCTGCGCGCTGGAGCCCTACTGGGAGGCGATGCGCCGGGTCTACGCGCCGTTCGAGTCCGGGCTGGCCTCCCCGACGGGGCGGGTCTACACCCACGAGATCCCCGGCGGTCAGCTCTCCAACCTGCGCCAGCAGGCGGTCGCGCTCGGGCTGGGCGAGAAGTTCGAGCAGATCGAGGACATGTACGCCGCCGCCAACGACATCCTCGGCAACGTGGTCAAGGTGACCCCGTCCTCCAAGGTGGTCGGCGACCTGGCCCTGCACCTGGTGGCGGTCGGCGCCGACCCGGCGGAGTTCGCGGAGAACCCGCAGGACTTCGACATCCCCGACTCGGTCATCGGCTTCCTGAACGGCGAGCTCGGCGACCCGCCGGGAGGCTGGCCCGAGCCGTTCCGGACCAGGGCGCTGGAGGGCCGGTCGTGGAAGGAGCCGGCGGAGTCGCTCACCTCCGAGCAGCGCGACGGGCTGGCGGCCGACCGCCGCCGTACTCTCAACCAGCTGCTGTTCCCCGGGCCGACGCGCGAATTCGACGAGAGCCGGGAGCGGTACGGCGACACCTCGGTGCTGCCCACCCGGGACTACCTCTACGGCCTGCGCGCTGGCGAGGAGCACGAGATCCCGCTGGAGCAGGGCAAGACGCTGCTCTTCGGGCTCGAGGCGATCGGCGAGCCGGACGAGCGGGGCTACCGGACCGTGATGGCGCTCATCAACGGCCAGCTGCGCCCGATCAGCGTGCGCGACACCGCCGTGGCCTCCGACGTACCCGCCGCGGAGAGGGCCGACAGCGGCAACGACGGCCACGTGGCCGCGCCCTTCCAGGGCGTCGTCTCGATCGTGGTGGACGAGGGCGACCAGGTCGAGGCCGGCCAGACCGTCGCCACCATCGAGGCGATGAAGATGGAGGCCTCCATCACCGCCCCGCGCGCGGGCACGGTCAAGCGGCTCGCCCTCACCGGCCCCCAGTCCGTCGACGGCGGCGACCTGGTCCTCGAGCTCGCCTGA
- a CDS encoding SpoIID/LytB domain-containing protein yields the protein MRPPRRTPVRLLARVAGLAVALPLTLLATSLPAHAEGWSVPSDARITLPGHGYGHGKGMSQYGAQGAARQGLGHRQIIDFYYPGTTWSKTGGWVKVLISADTSDDVVVLARPGLAVRDLADGATTTLPSNGASRWRLVVVDGRDVVQFLDTRWRTWRTLKGRGEFTAGGEAMSLVTPSGTKAYRGRLRAAQPSAGSSARDTVNVVKLDVYLRGVVPLEMPATWAPAAVRAQAVAARTYAAYERAHPRARHYQICDTTSCQVYGGASAEHPDSNAAIAATAGQALTYNGAWAFTQFSSSSGGWTAKGSMPYLTAKQDPYDGWAGNPVHDWSYSFSDNTIEQRFPAIGNLTRIEVNRRDGNGEWGGRVESITFIGGKGRATVSGDTARWRVGLRSTWFTVRVAAN from the coding sequence ATGCGCCCTCCCCGCCGTACCCCCGTCCGCCTGCTCGCCCGCGTCGCCGGCCTGGCGGTGGCCCTCCCGCTCACGCTGCTCGCCACCAGCCTCCCCGCGCACGCCGAGGGCTGGAGCGTCCCCTCCGACGCGCGGATCACCCTCCCCGGTCACGGCTACGGGCACGGCAAGGGGATGAGCCAGTACGGCGCCCAGGGCGCCGCCCGCCAGGGGCTGGGCCACCGGCAGATCATCGACTTCTACTACCCGGGCACCACCTGGTCCAAGACCGGCGGCTGGGTGAAGGTCCTGATCAGCGCCGACACCAGCGACGACGTCGTGGTGCTCGCGCGCCCCGGGCTCGCCGTACGCGACCTGGCCGACGGTGCGACCACCACGCTGCCGAGCAACGGCGCGTCGCGCTGGCGGCTGGTCGTGGTCGACGGCCGCGACGTGGTGCAGTTCCTCGACACCCGGTGGCGCACCTGGCGCACGCTCAAGGGCCGCGGCGAGTTCACCGCCGGCGGCGAGGCGATGAGCCTGGTGACGCCGTCGGGCACCAAGGCCTACCGCGGCCGGCTCCGTGCGGCCCAGCCGTCCGCGGGGTCCAGCGCCCGGGACACGGTGAACGTGGTGAAGCTGGACGTCTACCTGCGCGGCGTCGTGCCGCTGGAGATGCCGGCCACCTGGGCGCCCGCGGCGGTGCGCGCGCAGGCGGTCGCGGCGCGCACCTACGCGGCGTACGAGCGGGCCCACCCGCGGGCCCGTCACTACCAGATCTGCGACACCACCTCGTGCCAGGTGTACGGCGGCGCCAGCGCCGAGCACCCCGACAGCAACGCCGCGATCGCCGCGACCGCCGGCCAGGCGCTGACCTACAACGGCGCGTGGGCGTTCACCCAGTTCTCCTCCAGCAGCGGCGGCTGGACCGCGAAGGGCTCGATGCCCTATCTGACCGCGAAGCAGGACCCCTACGACGGCTGGGCGGGCAACCCCGTCCACGACTGGAGCTACAGCTTCAGTGACAACACCATCGAGCAGAGGTTCCCCGCGATCGGCAACCTGACCCGGATCGAGGTCAACCGCCGCGACGGCAACGGCGAGTGGGGCGGCCGGGTCGAGTCGATCACCTTCATCGGCGGCAAGGGCCGCGCGACGGTCTCGGGGGACACCGCCCGCTGGCGCGTCGGCCTCCGCTCGACCTGGTTCACCGTCCGGGTCGCCGCCAACTGA